The nucleotide window TATGTATATTgcaaaaattacttcaaaatacacATTAGTGTAatgattacatttcttttcttgaaaaacttAATTCCTAGAGTTGATCCTTGTTTTTACTTGCATCATTTTCTATTTACTATTATTGATTTTTCACATTAAGTCTCATTTCAATAACAATAattctcttaaatattaaaaaatgccaGATACCTATCAATTTATTTTAGATCTTTCACCCAGAACCTTTTGTATCTCTGATTCATTAACattggttgttctttttttttatttttagtttttatttaaattctggttagttaacatacagagtaaatattagtttcagatgtaaaatttaatgattcagtgtttccatccaacacccagtgctcattggtacaagtgcccttcttaatcctcatcacttatttcacccatcccccacccatctcccctctggtaaccattggtttgttctctatagttaagagtttgttttttgttttttttctcctatgatcatttgttttcttaaattccacttacaagtgaaatcatatggtatttgtctttctctgacttatttcgcttagcgtaatactctttagctccatccatgtggttgcaagtgacaagattccactctttttatggctgagtaatattccattccatatatacatacacacatacatcttactttatccattcatcagtcagtggacacttgggctctttccataattaagctattgttgataatgctgctataaatatgagactgcatgtatcccttcaaattagtatttgtGTATTCATTGGATAAATACCCactagtgcaattgttggatcataaggtggttctatttttaacttttttagaaacttccacactgttttctagagtgtctgcaccagtgtacattcccaccaacagtgtaagatggttctcttttccctgtgtcttcaccaacacctgttgtttgtcttgttaattttagccattctggctggtatgaggtgatatttcacagtacttttgatttatgtttcccCAATGATGAATGATGGTGAGcgtcttttcaggtgtctgttgtccatctgaatgtcttctttggaaaaatatctattcagtcttctgcccctttttaaactgtttttttttttggggggggttgagttgtataagttctttatatattttggatactaaccctttatcagatatgtcatttgcaaatatcttctcccatcacttaggttgccttttagttttgttaattttttccaaCATTGGTTGTTCTAATGGTTGTCGCCCTAGAactttttcctttattacttTCTTGTGTTGGTCCCCTTTTACAGGAtccaatatattcttttttattagtgTATTCCTTACTTAACTAACACACATCTCTCACTAGTTTCATAAAAATGATTCAGAAGAGGtgaaagtttttgaaaatttgctTAGTAAAgcactcttgtttttcttttgagtgGTACTTTGGGTGTAAAATtctaagttgaaaataattttccctcacATTTTGAAAGCAGTGTTCTTTTTACTGATTGCAATTAGAGTTCCTGTTCAGAATACTGAGTCCCTTCTAATTCTGATCTCTTTTAATGTCACCACTAGTTTTTCATTCTGGAAGAATCGGAaactttttcttcatattctgaAAATACTCTATTATCACTTATCTATTTATCTGGTCACAGGGGTGTACTCTATTAACATTTAAACTCTCACTTCCAGTTCTGAGAAATTTTCCTGTTATGCTTTTGATAATAAGTTCTCCCTTGAATTTTCTACATTCTCACTTTATCCAGAATTTCGTTAGTTAAATAGTGGATCTTCTAGATTGATACTCTAAGACActaaattttttccttattttctctgtcTGTTGCTCTACTTTTTTggacaatttattttataatccaacctttatatttaagtttttctttttggctgactatatttttaatagctctttTGGTTCTCTGAGTGTTTTGCATAGGATCCTTTTGTAGATATGTAAATGTATTATCTTCTCTCATCTATAattaatttattcctttaaaatacattatatacaaaATGCATTATGCAGTAGAAACCGTTACATCCATTATTAAAATGAGAGTGAGTTACAGGGAAGTTAAGAACTTATCCAAGGTTATATAGTTAGTAAGGGGGACTTAAGTCATAATCTATTCTCAATCTTATAGTAAGAACACATACTTCATGAAGTTACTgttaatattaaatgaataaaagcataTGTGTCACTTAGAACAATGGATATCACAGAGCAAATTTTCAGTAAGTGTTAGCTCTTATGAGATTTTACTACTCTGGGGAtattagacatttttaaagactttcttctgttttctctattatgtctatttcctcttgtttttgtttttgtttttggagatgGTGGTTTGACCTTGCTATGTCATGTCATAggtatttcttcaaatttcttgTGGTCCTGGGCTATCTTTTCATTATTAAGAATGAtattctcaggggcgcctgggtggctcagtaggttaatcaTCGAactcttcttgattttggctcaggtcatgatctcacatggttcatgagttcaaaccccccatcaggctctgtgctgacagtgtggaacctgcttgggattctctttctcccctctctctttgtccctaccccatttgtgctctttctatctcaaaataaataaataaactttaaagaaggaTGATGCTCTCATATTTAAGAGTGATGAGAGGGGCTCCTGTGTCACTCAGATGGCTTAgcctctgactctcaattttggcttaggttatgatctcacggttgtgggactgagcccatcCCAGCatcagtgaaagagagaaagagagacagagacagagagacaaaggaaggaaggaaggaaggaaggaaggaaggaaggaaggaaggaaggaaggaaggaaggaaggaaggaaggaaagaaggaaagaaggaagaaaggaaaggaaaggaaaggaaggaaggaagtttggATGGAAGGACGAAGAGATACCATCCTCTCAGCTCTTTGTGAGTGCGTGAGGCCTGTTGATGGTAGGACTTCACTCTAATGTAACCATGCTAGGATAAGACTATTATCTTGGGAGACCCTTCCAAATATTAGTATGTGTAAATggttttttataagatttttttaatttttaagtaatctccacatctcatgtgggacttgaactcacagcccagagaccaagagttgtatgctttactgactgagccagctaggcgccgcATTATGTGTAAATCTTTATCTAAGCTTTTCATATTCTCCAGGTTAGAATTCTACAATATCTGCTGTGTGAAGGAAAGTTAGACAGGAGATCAGGTATATACCCTGTGTGCTACAATTGGAGAGTATTGCATGATAAGGGTGATCTGGAAATTTCATCATTCAGGATGCAAAGTTTTGCTTCACCTCCCTATTTTTAGTTTCACGCTTCAACTTTTACTCAGCTTTGCCTAAGGTCTCCGAAACTAGGGGTCATCCCatttaatttctccaaagaagtaaCTTCCCATTCTCTGCCTCTGAGATACTTTCCTGTCTATATAGGCTGATGAAATGGTTGGACTATCCAACTTTCCTTTTTAGTTCTTAACTGACTTCAGCTTTCTTACACATGGTTCCTCTAAATCTTGTACCTAAATGGAATACTGTAGGACAAACCCACTAGTCTTGTATGAACATTTCCAATGCAGGCACTTAACATGTTTCTTAGAACTGCTAACTCAATTGCTCTTCTTTCAGCCTCTGTCATCAAAATTTTGGGTGTTCACTTGTGCATTCTTAGTCTTTATGTGTTCATaccacttttcctcttttctgtcattttagttagtattttatgggttttatgtttgtttatttttgaaagagagtacaATTGgggaaagggcggggggggggacaggatctgaagcaggctctgcaccgacagcagagatttgaggctcaaactcacagaaataggatgcttgactgactgagccacccaggagccccttagtGAGTATTTTTAAAGGAGGGAGAATAACTAAGAGTAGTCAACCCACCTACTTTTCTATTTCTACCCTTGTAGTGGTCAATTTTTCAATAACGTATctatcttacattttttaaatgtaatttgaaCTTAACATTTTTAGATGCAAATTTTTTAGATCCCTCCTTAATCCATTTTTGAGAGCATTTTTGAGATCATTGAATTTATAGCATCTATTCCAAACAATTTCCCTCCTTATGTAGCAACCTTTCACTTTGGCTAGGACTCAGACCACCCAAAGCTTCCGAGGTGGTCCCAGACAGTTAAAGCAAGGCCAAAGATGGGTCTTCAGATTCTGAGACTAAAATCTCCACGTTATAATTCTCTGCCTCATGAAATAATGATTGCTTCAATAGCAGGTATACGATCTTAATTAGTCTAATCAGAGTAAAACTAAGTTTTGCTCTATGACTGGGAATGGGAATCTCTTGTGGGGTGGAAAATGAAAGCAGGTGACCATAGTTGTAGGTGGAATAAATCTTGTGAACCTAAGGGAAGGTGGCTTTAGGAGTAAGCCTGCTTTAAACAAAACTAGCATGTTTGTGTACTTATTAAATACTTTGGTAAATTATGAGAAGCTGGAACTAAATTATGACTTTACATAATGCGTTCCACCCcaatattttacttcattttctcccAGTTCACAGTTCACTGCTGTTAAGGAAATCTACAGAGATGCCTTCTTGTACTATAATAACTATCTATTTGTGTTCCATCTTACAGTTTATCCAATTTCATATCCTCTGAGAAGACTCTCAAAGTGACTCATGTATACTTTCCTTTGCATTACAACCGAAAGAAGGCCAAGTAATGATGCAGTCTTCTTTCAGGTTTTCAGTCCTCTCAGAAATACTACAAACTTCTGGGGGCCAGGAATCacatcttgtttttaaaacaatactaACAACATCAGAAACTGTAAAGAGTATAAAACAATTCTTATGGaagatagaatatatttttaatcactaCACACAATGAGTAAAACAACATTTGTTTCTAAAGGGACATTTATATTAGTGGAATTTAGGTAGCTTTCATCTAACTGAAAATCTGTGGAGACGCATGGTGGCGCTGCAGGATAACATCGCGCCGGgggaaaagaaactgaattgGATGATGTTCTGGACCCTGTTACCCAGTGCGCACAGAGCGTTGGGAAGACAAAAAGAACACACCTTCAAAGGGCGAACTACAAGCTATTCAACGGGGTTAAAATCCTTAGGCCTCCGAAGATTCGACGGACATTATCAGAGGCACATTTCCCAGAAGTGTGAAGGGTAGCTGAAGCGATTCTGCAGGAAGCTTTCAGGAAAGGAGCTATGGAGAACGGAAGAGCAGACACTCTGCAGATAAGGCAAGTCCTGCTTCTCTTTGTTTTGCTAGGAATATCTCAGGCGGGTTCCGAGTCTGGGCGCTTTTCTGTGGCAGAGGAAATGCAGAGTGGGAGCTTTGTAGGCAACTTGGCAAAGGACCTGGGAGTAGAAGTGGGTGAGCTGGTCTCAAGGGGGGCTCAGGTGGTCTCTAATGATAACAAAAACCGTTTGCAGCTGGACAAAAACACCGGGGATTTGCTCTTAAGCGAATCGCTAGACCGCGAGGAGCTCTGTGGCTCCACTGAGCCTTGTGTGCTGCATTTCCAGGTGTTAATGAAAAACCCTTTGCAGTTTTTACGCATTGAGCTCCAGGTCACGGACATAAATGACCACTCTCCCATattcttagaaaaagaaatgctcCTAGAAATCCCAGAGAATAGTCCTGTTGGTGCTGTGTTCTTACTAGAAAGCGCGAAGGATTTAGATGTAGGAATCAATGCTCTGAAGAACTACATAATAAGCCCCAACTCTCATTTCCACATTAAAATGCGAGTCAATCCGGACAATAGGAAATACCCAGAGTTGGTTCTGGACAAGGCACTGGATTATGAAGAGCAGTCGGAGCTCAGTTTCATCCTTACTGCTCTGGATGGTGGGTCTCCACCTAGGTCTGGGACTGCAACTGTCCGGGTGGTGGTTGTGGACATTAATGACAACTCTCCCGAGTTTGAGCAACCATTTTATGAGGTGAAGATTCCAGAGAATAGCATATTAGGCTCACTCATTGTCACCGTCTCAGCTTGGGATTTAGACTcaggaaaaaatggagaaatagcaTATTCTTTTTCCCATGCCTCAGAAGATATTCGCAAGACATTTGAAATTAATCAAAAGTCTGGAGAAGTCAGTTTAACAGCATCCATGGATTTTGAAACAATTGAATCATATTCAGTAATCATTCAAGCTACAGATGGGGGAGGTCTCTTTGGAAAATCAACAGTCAGAATTCAGGTGATGGATGTGAATGACAATGCTCCTGAAATAGCCATATCGTCAATTATCAGTCCAATCCCAGAAAATTCGCCTGAGACTGTGGTTATGGTTTTTAGCATCCGAGACAGAGACTCTGGGGACAATGGGAGGATGATTTGTTCTATCCCAGAAGACCTCCCTTTCATGCTAAAATCTTCAGTTGAGAATTATTACACTTTGGAAACGGAGAAAATGCTGGATAGAGAGAGCCAGGCCGAGTACAACATCACCATCACCGTCACCGACTTGGGGACCCCCAGGCTGAAAACGCAGCACAGCATAACCGTGACGGTCTCCGACGTCAACGACAACGCCCCCGCCTTCAGCCAAACCACCTACACCCTGCGCGTCCGCGAAAACAACAGCCCCGCCCTGCACATCGGCAGCGTGAGCGCCACGGACAGGGACTCGGGCGCCAACGCCCAGGTCACCTACTCGCTGCTGCCGCCCGCGGACCCGCAGctgcccctggcctccctggTGTCCATCAACGCGGACAACGGGCAGCTGTTCGCGCTCAGGTCCCTGGATTACGAGGCGCTGCAGGCGTTCGAGTTCGGCGTGCGCGCGGCCGACCGCGGCTCGCCCGCGCTCAGCAGCCAGGCGCGGGTGCGCGTGCTGGTGCTGGACGACAACGACAACGCGCCCTTCGTGCTGTACCCGCCGCAGAACGGCTCTGCGCCCTGCACCGAGCTGGTGCCCAGGGCGGCCGAGGCGGGCTACCTGGTGACCAAGGTGGTGGCGGTGGACGGCGACTCGGGCCAGAACGCCTGGCTGTCGTACCAGCTGCTCAAGGCCACGGAGCCCGGGCTGTTCGGCGTGTGGGCGCACAACGGCGAGGTGCGCACGGCCCGGCTGCTGAGCGAGCGCGACGCCGTCAAGCACAGGCTGGTGGTGCTGGTCAGGGACAATGGCGAGCCGCCGCGCTCGGCCAGCGTCACGCTGCACGTGCTGCTGGTGGACGGCTTCTCGCAGCCCTACCTGCCGCTCCCGGAGGTGGCGGCGGCCGAGGCGCGGGCCGACCCGCTCACCGTCTACTTGGTCGTCGCCTTGGCGTCCGTGTCGTCGCTCTTCCTGTTCTCGGTGCTGGTGTTCGTGGCGGTGCGGCTGTGCAGGCGGAGCCGGGCGGCGTCTGCGGGTCGCTGCTCGGGGCCTGAGGGCCACTTTCCGGGCCACCTGGTGGACGTCAGCGGCGCGGGGACGCTGTCGCAGAGCTACCAGTATGAGGTGTGTCTGCGGGGAGGATCTGGAACCAATGAATTCAAGTTCTTGAAGCCGATTATCCCGAACCTCCCACCCCAGTGCTCTGGGAAAGAAACGGAAGAAAATCCTACCTTCGGCAATAGCTTTGGGTTCAATATATAGTGACATAAGTAgcttttatattccacatatgacaCTTTTTTGTTGCCCCTTCCAAATCAATGCTATTTCCCCtaatttgtgtgtattttaaattgtattcagTGTACATTTATACTGTCACAAATTCTacccatttttacttttaagagaatGTTTATCTTTGTGATTGTAATGAGAAggtaatttattttgtaatccaAGGCGTCTTAATGTGTAATGAGTTTGCGTCCTTAAGTTATAACACCAAATCACTTTTTGTCCATGACCCTCTCTCCAGTTGAATTTTGAACTTTCACCCACAATTATGCTTATGGTAAAATAAAGCAGACCATTTTCAGAGTATTTCAAGTGTGCaagtatttcttcattctttcttgcatttttttcttgcgGTGTAGTAATGGTTACTATTCagaaatgtaatttttgtttccttaaattcACTGcatttatattaacatttaaaaatgtttattgctgTTTAAAATACACCTGAAAAATCATGTCCTTAATAGAATTGTAAGTGTAATCACCTTGTTAGAAAGGGCCAGAGCCAAATTTTTAGCATCTCTTCTTCATGCATCCTGGAGAGTGATTGTGAAAGCATATCAATATTGTGGCTACCCAGAGAGTCTTGGAATATGAAGTtgtaattttccaaatttcttgttgatattacaaagctataatagaATCCACTTGACTCCATctgaataattatttgtataGCATAAAGTGGACTGTAtgctaatatttataatttttgctttctgtatCCTCCCagaatctcacacacacacacacacacacacacacacacacacactgggcaccaatttcttttttttttaattcatttttaagtcctctctacacctaacgtggggcttgaactcatgactcaagatcaagagttgcacactttaccgactgagccagccagtgctCCTGGGTACtaatttctaaatgtaaaatgacGGCCAACAGAAAAgttatgttgtatatattatgtaatatacaaatataatagaaagaaatgttttgtaaataATTATTAGATTTTTTATGAAGTCTGAAATTGCCCATATTATTCCATTCTCATTAATGTTCAAGCATGGTTATGATCCACTAAAGTGATTTCATGACCCTACTAATAATGGACTGTAATCCAAAGTGTGAAAACCACTTTTCTCAGAGATATATGTAAGTATTTGGAGAGCATTGAGAAGTATCAAACGATAATCCTTTAAGGTtctaattcaaaacattttttttttcgaACACATTGTAAGAGAAAGTTTTGTCTAATGCAGCACAGGCACCAACAAACCACTCTTGGCTTTAGTAATGTGACTACATTACAGAAGAGAAAGCTTTCATTGTTGGGGCAAGAGTTTGCCAGTGAATCTCATCAATAAGCCCAAAGTCTATACATTGTGGAAGGAAAGTGTAGAGAAACAAAATGAGTGAGGCTATCGAGGAAAGgaagtgtgtgagagagagagagtaggcaCAGAAAGGATGAAATGGGTGAGGGTGAGGAAAATGATTGTTCTGTTACCTCTAGTACCTCTAGAATCAGTGCCAGAAACTGCctctttaataaattaaaaaactttattttatcaATTAGCAGGGCTAGGTATTAGTTAATGTCGGGAAGCAGAATCTCTTGCTCTAGCATATCCAAAATAATGTTCACACTTTCTGAAAGCTACAATTTCACTACCAGTTCTTCTGAACTGCATGAACTGATTCATAATGCTTTGAATTCAAGATAAATGGAGGGAACAGAAGTTTCTTCTGCAGGCTAATTAAATtctaatttcctatttttataagTGGAACTAGGAGCAAGTTCTTTCCTCCCCTAAATGAAAGCTGCTTTACATAGAGAACAAAGattcataaaaaaatttataaatcaaagtaAAGTATTAAGATTACCTCctctcttggggtacctgggtggctcagttggttaagtgtctgactttagctcaagtcgtgatctcattgtttttgagccccacattgggctctgtgctgacaacatggaacctgcttgggattctctctccttctctctcttcctctccccaaatTGTGccttctctcataaataaataaactttaaaaatatcctatattgtatgatcccattcGTATGATATGTTATGAACAGGGAAatctatagggacagaaagcagattagtggttgcctacaGCTGGAGGGAGGGTATAGGATGGAGAATGGCTAAAGGGTAACAGGTTTCTTTTTAGGGCATGGTGTTCTGAGATTAGACTGTGGTGATAATTGCACAACTCtggaaatatactaaaaaccattgcactgtacactttaaatgggaaAACTCTCTGGTATGTAAGTGATATGTCAATAATGCTATtaatagcagtggtgagagtggttCTAGCAGCCTGTGTCCCAAGTTAGATGGGCCTTCTGTCATCTATAATATGGGAGGGGGAAAGTGCAGTTCAAATAGCTCAGGCACGggtcgcttgggtggctcagtcggttaagtgtctgacttaggctcaggtcatgatctcacagttcatgggtttgagccccacatcagactctgtgctgaatgcttgttcagagcctgaagcctgcttcagattctgcgtctcctctctctgcccctcctctgctcatgctctgtctcattctttctctcaaaaataaataaatgtaaattaaaaaatttcaaatagctCAGGCAGAAAATCTAATGTGTTgcaagagcagaaaaaaaaactaggttTTCTTGCTTCAAGTTTTTCCAGAAATCTGAACAGGAGGACTTGGGACttgtgtatttataaaaagaactatGTGTTTCCTGACTCTAATGGAGAGTGGCCAGGCCTTCAGGAGCTCAGATGCCCAGATAAAAGCAACCAACCAATTCTCTTCAAAGGtataactaaaaacaaattttgttcttATGCATCAAATAACTCATTTATAGTTAAATTTAAGCCAATGCATAGAATTCAAACTGCATCAGCCAATTTTATATCAAAGGACTATACATTGTCCACTGGGGAAAAGGTCACTTACAAAACGGAGATGTGAGAGATGGCCCAGCCTCCCAGAGATGATTTCCCTGAAAATCGTTACcaataaaaatcaagtaaaaatttaCGTTGGGATTCACTATGAGAAAGGACATAAAGACATTTTAGCTTACAAACACTTTGTTCTGCTCATCTCCTTTCTACCTCAAGTCCTGCTACCACTCCCAGGTCCACTGGTTAATCTAACAACATGGCTTTTCAATCCCTAGATATTCACCTCTCCTCTGGCTCAATCCTTATGCCCTGGCCATGTGCTGTACTTTTCCACCACCCCAAATTGGttctttatatgaaataaaaatttcagatatCTCTCTGAGAATATAATCCACTATGTCTTTAACCCTCTCATTCTGCTATTCCTGTCACATCTTGTCTTTACCTTATTAGAATCTTTATTCCATGATGCTTTTACTATATATTAACTCCCTTCATGTTCTAATTTCTCTCCTGTTCAGCTGATTCCCTGGTCTACCACTTCTAATCATCCTCATGCCCATATTCTCTATTCCCTTGTTCAATTTTCCTTCACAAAAACCACCTGATGAAAATCCACTCCAGATGAATATAattgtctccttcctcttctatcaCGTCAGGGATGCTGCACTCTCCAAGTGGAAAGTTAGAGAATTATCACTACTATCACACTAATTTTATCACATCTAAACTTAATTGGGCTTTCAAGACcaagaaatcattttatattttcctaatcagttttctcttctattcttcaTAACAACTACTTCAAACCTAGTTATCTTACTTTAAATTTCTCACTCTACTACTTACTTACCCACCCCTTTCAGCAGATAACTTGCTTAATACCTTACCAAGAAAATAGAATCTATCAGATAGGAATTCTCTTAAATTTCTGGCCCCAAACCTCACACTGGATAGCATCGGTACTTATAATGACCTTCTACCCAAGTCCAATCCcttcatttgttttctggatCCTATCTTTAACCACCTACTAGGGGCTTCACTTTGATTaagtcttctcttttctccctctctattgAATACTacaaatcagcattttaaataagTTCAAATTTccctaggtttaaaaaaaaaccctactgaGTCTCAAGACTCCTCCAGAgactatcaatttttttctttggagcTAAATTTGAAAGGATTGTCATCTTTACTTCCTTATCCTTCTCTCTTTTCAACCAAGTACAGTCTGATTTTCATTGTGACCATTCTAAACCGCTACAGTAAAAGTGATTGAAGATTTCGGTACAAGTTAGATAAGGTTATGTTGCTGAACAAAGCAGTACAATTACATAGTGGCTTGTAAAAGTGTGTATCTCCTTAAAACAGTTCAAGTGTAAATGACTAGGTATACGAGGCAGCTTTGCTCATTACAGTCCTTTGTTCCAAGTAATTGCTCCTACATTTCCTACTGCAATGTCATAATCTGCATGACTGTAGCTGAGTCACTGCCACATCTAGGTTCTAGTTGGCTGGGAGGGAGGAAACACATCCAGATGTCTTCTATTCTAGACCTAGGAGTGGCAAACAAAAATTCTATTCACAATGTTAGTGagaacttaattctttttttttaaatttttttcttttaacgtttttatttatttttgggacagagagagacagagcatgaacgggggaggggcagagagagagggagacacagaatcagaaacaggctccaggctctgagccatcagcccagagcctgacgcggggctcgaactcacggaccgcgagatcgtgacgtgactgaagtcggacgcttaaccgactgcgccacccaggtgccccagtgagaACTTAA belongs to Acinonyx jubatus isolate Ajub_Pintada_27869175 chromosome A1, VMU_Ajub_asm_v1.0, whole genome shotgun sequence and includes:
- the LOC128315497 gene encoding protocadherin beta-11, whose protein sequence is MENGRADTLQIRQVLLLFVLLGISQAGSESGRFSVAEEMQSGSFVGNLAKDLGVEVGELVSRGAQVVSNDNKNRLQLDKNTGDLLLSESLDREELCGSTEPCVLHFQVLMKNPLQFLRIELQVTDINDHSPIFLEKEMLLEIPENSPVGAVFLLESAKDLDVGINALKNYIISPNSHFHIKMRVNPDNRKYPELVLDKALDYEEQSELSFILTALDGGSPPRSGTATVRVVVVDINDNSPEFEQPFYEVKIPENSILGSLIVTVSAWDLDSGKNGEIAYSFSHASEDIRKTFEINQKSGEVSLTASMDFETIESYSVIIQATDGGGLFGKSTVRIQVMDVNDNAPEIAISSIISPIPENSPETVVMVFSIRDRDSGDNGRMICSIPEDLPFMLKSSVENYYTLETEKMLDRESQAEYNITITVTDLGTPRLKTQHSITVTVSDVNDNAPAFSQTTYTLRVRENNSPALHIGSVSATDRDSGANAQVTYSLLPPADPQLPLASLVSINADNGQLFALRSLDYEALQAFEFGVRAADRGSPALSSQARVRVLVLDDNDNAPFVLYPPQNGSAPCTELVPRAAEAGYLVTKVVAVDGDSGQNAWLSYQLLKATEPGLFGVWAHNGEVRTARLLSERDAVKHRLVVLVRDNGEPPRSASVTLHVLLVDGFSQPYLPLPEVAAAEARADPLTVYLVVALASVSSLFLFSVLVFVAVRLCRRSRAASAGRCSGPEGHFPGHLVDVSGAGTLSQSYQYEVCLRGGSGTNEFKFLKPIIPNLPPQCSGKETEENPTFGNSFGFNI